A region from the Trachemys scripta elegans isolate TJP31775 chromosome 22, CAS_Tse_1.0, whole genome shotgun sequence genome encodes:
- the LOC117868934 gene encoding kelch-like protein 23 isoform X1 → MDCAQEPEGLRLRAEPVTDTILEIGQRLFQVNRGALSLHSRYFEAMFFGGTRESSEHHIVIRGVDAETFQALLEFTRTAKVLITLHNVTRLLETADFLQFERVKRMCEKFLERELHVSNCLSLMAYAQCFACPELHASALSVALTHWTEVTSQEEFKKLPKEMLLQLLQNNDLFVPQEDVVFDTVMKWIMQDPASREEAFLDLVGQVRVTFLSLSFLDILVKQSKSPGEKDSSARLLKKLDSCPPLRWRNMELSPCTSRSYETLYILGGKHDKEQQELFQFQPKSGTWHLCSPLQRRNLIQYAVAAVGNFLFVTGGYFRDEFVWYSVDWVLIYNCWDNNWLEGPAMKQSRNSHCAVGAGLYLYVLGGSTDEGIIPDVERLALMDSQWQSMSPMVQPVERAGAVSVGTRLYVVCGLDEKGDVYGGVQRLDMEKDVWDVISFSPLPRYDLCVTALNGALYTIGGGAFRFDMDTDEWTQVDEECLTQKFFMGCSTANGRIYLLGQRKGNMAVPNMFGKCWCPLSSRSLQAMEDLLLSLSRHLHWCQHDSMKTFVSKLANLASAVAAEGITALQGRSETWLLVFCLLF, encoded by the exons ATGGACTGTGCGCAGGAACCAGAAGGGCTGAGACTTCGGGCAGAACCAGTTACCGACACCATTCTTGAGATTGGACAGAGACTTTTCCAGGTCAATCGTGGTGCATTATCTCTCCACAGTCGCTATTTTGAGGCCATGTTTTTTGGGGGCACTAGAGAGAGCTCCGAACACCACATAGTGATCAGAGGAGTAGATGCAGAGACTTTCCAAGCACTTCTCGAGTTCACTCGCACAGCCAAGGTGCTCATAACTCTGCACAATGTCACCCGCCTGCTGGAAACAGCCGACTTCCTCCAGTTTGAGAGAGTGAAAAGGATGTGTGAGAAGTTCCTGGAGAGGGAGCTGCACGTTTCCAACTGTCTGAGCCTGATGGCCTATGCCCAATGCTTTGCCTGTCCAGAGCTTCATGCATCAGCTCTCAGCGTGGCTCTCACGCACTGGACGGAAGTGACTTCTCAGGAAGAATTTAAGAAGCTTCCCAAAGAAATGTTGCTGCAGCTCCTGCAAAACAATGACCTCTTTGTTCCCCAAGAGGATGTCGTTTTTGATACTGTGATGAAATGGATAATGCAGGACCCAGCATCTAGGGAGGAGGCCTTCTTGGACTTGGTGGGGCAGGTCAGGGTAACCTTCCTGAGTCTTTCCTTCCTTGATATCTTGGTGAAACAAAGCAAAAGCCCTGGAGAGAAGGATTCCTCTGCCAGGCTGCTAAAGAAGTTAGACAGCTGCCCTCCGCTCAGATGGAGGAACATGGAGCTGTCTCCTTGCACCAGCAGGAGCTATGAGACCCTATATATTCTGGGAGGGAAGCATGATAAGGAGCAGCAAGAATTATTTCAGTTTCAACCTAAATCTGGCACCTGGCATCTTTGCTCCCCGCTGCAGCGCAGGAACCTCATCCAGTATGCAGTGGCAGCAGTAG GGAACTTCCTTTTTGTGACGGGAGGTTATTTCCGAGATGAGTTTGTGTGGTACAGCGTGGACTGGGTGTTGATCTATAATTGCTGGGACAACAACTGGCTGGAAGGGCCTGCTATGAAGCAGTCTCGCAACAGCCATTGTGCCGTAGGGGCTGGGCTCTATCTGTATGTGCTTGGAGGGAGCACAGATGAGGGCATAATCCCAGATGTGGAGCGCCTGGCATTAATGGACTCGCAATGGCAAAGCATGAGCCCCATGGTTCAGCCTGTGGAGAGAGCAGGTGCAGTCAGTGTGGGGACCAGGCTTTACGTGGTCTGTGGCCTGGATGAAAAGGGAGATGTGTATGGTGGAGTGCAGAGACTGGACATGGAGAAGGATGTTTGGGATGTCATCTCCTTCTCACCACTTCCCAG GTATGACCTCTGTGTTACAGCTCTGAATGGAGCACTCTACACCATAGGAGGAGGAGCCTTTCGCTTTGATATGGACACAGATGAATGGACCCAAGTGGATGAAGAGTGCCTGACTCAGAAATTCTTCATGGGATGCAGCACTGCGAATGGCCGAATTTATCTCCTGGGACAGAGGAAGGGGAACATGGCTGTCCCCAACATG TTTGGCAAATGCTGGTGTCCTTTGTCCTCAAGGAGCCTACAGGCAATGGAAGATTTGCTCCTTTCTTTATCAAGACATCTCCACTGGTGTCAGCATGATTCCATGAAAACATTTGTTAGCAAACTCGCTAACTTGGCCTCCGCAGTAGCAGCAGAAGGAATAACAGCATTGCAGGGTCGGTCAGAAACATGgctgttggttttttgtttgttattttga
- the LOC117868934 gene encoding kelch-like protein 23 isoform X2, producing the protein MDCAQEPEGLRLRAEPVTDTILEIGQRLFQVNRGALSLHSRYFEAMFFGGTRESSEHHIVIRGVDAETFQALLEFTRTAKVLITLHNVTRLLETADFLQFERVKRMCEKFLERELHVSNCLSLMAYAQCFACPELHASALSVALTHWTEVTSQEEFKKLPKEMLLQLLQNNDLFVPQEDVVFDTVMKWIMQDPASREEAFLDLVGQVRVTFLSLSFLDILVKQSKSPGEKDSSARLLKKLDSCPPLRWRNMELSPCTSRSYETLYILGGKHDKEQQELFQFQPKSGTWHLCSPLQRRNLIQYAVAAVGNFLFVTGGYFRDEFVWYSVDWVLIYNCWDNNWLEGPAMKQSRNSHCAVGAGLYLYVLGGSTDEGIIPDVERLALMDSQWQSMSPMVQPVERAGAVSVGTRLYVVCGLDEKGDVYGGVQRLDMEKDVWDVISFSPLPRYDLCVTALNGALYTIGGGAFRFDMDTDEWTQVDEECLTQKFFMGCSTANGRIYLLGQRKGNMAVPNMVLFDPYTDTCQVVDSKLPCPVPIYGCVSIRRFDT; encoded by the exons ATGGACTGTGCGCAGGAACCAGAAGGGCTGAGACTTCGGGCAGAACCAGTTACCGACACCATTCTTGAGATTGGACAGAGACTTTTCCAGGTCAATCGTGGTGCATTATCTCTCCACAGTCGCTATTTTGAGGCCATGTTTTTTGGGGGCACTAGAGAGAGCTCCGAACACCACATAGTGATCAGAGGAGTAGATGCAGAGACTTTCCAAGCACTTCTCGAGTTCACTCGCACAGCCAAGGTGCTCATAACTCTGCACAATGTCACCCGCCTGCTGGAAACAGCCGACTTCCTCCAGTTTGAGAGAGTGAAAAGGATGTGTGAGAAGTTCCTGGAGAGGGAGCTGCACGTTTCCAACTGTCTGAGCCTGATGGCCTATGCCCAATGCTTTGCCTGTCCAGAGCTTCATGCATCAGCTCTCAGCGTGGCTCTCACGCACTGGACGGAAGTGACTTCTCAGGAAGAATTTAAGAAGCTTCCCAAAGAAATGTTGCTGCAGCTCCTGCAAAACAATGACCTCTTTGTTCCCCAAGAGGATGTCGTTTTTGATACTGTGATGAAATGGATAATGCAGGACCCAGCATCTAGGGAGGAGGCCTTCTTGGACTTGGTGGGGCAGGTCAGGGTAACCTTCCTGAGTCTTTCCTTCCTTGATATCTTGGTGAAACAAAGCAAAAGCCCTGGAGAGAAGGATTCCTCTGCCAGGCTGCTAAAGAAGTTAGACAGCTGCCCTCCGCTCAGATGGAGGAACATGGAGCTGTCTCCTTGCACCAGCAGGAGCTATGAGACCCTATATATTCTGGGAGGGAAGCATGATAAGGAGCAGCAAGAATTATTTCAGTTTCAACCTAAATCTGGCACCTGGCATCTTTGCTCCCCGCTGCAGCGCAGGAACCTCATCCAGTATGCAGTGGCAGCAGTAG GGAACTTCCTTTTTGTGACGGGAGGTTATTTCCGAGATGAGTTTGTGTGGTACAGCGTGGACTGGGTGTTGATCTATAATTGCTGGGACAACAACTGGCTGGAAGGGCCTGCTATGAAGCAGTCTCGCAACAGCCATTGTGCCGTAGGGGCTGGGCTCTATCTGTATGTGCTTGGAGGGAGCACAGATGAGGGCATAATCCCAGATGTGGAGCGCCTGGCATTAATGGACTCGCAATGGCAAAGCATGAGCCCCATGGTTCAGCCTGTGGAGAGAGCAGGTGCAGTCAGTGTGGGGACCAGGCTTTACGTGGTCTGTGGCCTGGATGAAAAGGGAGATGTGTATGGTGGAGTGCAGAGACTGGACATGGAGAAGGATGTTTGGGATGTCATCTCCTTCTCACCACTTCCCAG GTATGACCTCTGTGTTACAGCTCTGAATGGAGCACTCTACACCATAGGAGGAGGAGCCTTTCGCTTTGATATGGACACAGATGAATGGACCCAAGTGGATGAAGAGTGCCTGACTCAGAAATTCTTCATGGGATGCAGCACTGCGAATGGCCGAATTTATCTCCTGGGACAGAGGAAGGGGAACATGGCTGTCCCCAACATGGTGCTCTTTGACCCTTACACTGACACATGTCAGGTGGTAGATAGCAAACTCCCTTGCCCCGTTCCTATTTATGGGTGTGTCTCTATACGAAGATTTGACACATGA
- the LSM7 gene encoding U6 snRNA-associated Sm-like protein LSm7 yields MADKEKKKKESILDLSKYIDKTIRVKFQGGREASGVLKGFDPLLNLVLDGTIEYMRDPDDQYKLTEDTRQLGLVVCRGTSVVLICPQDGMEAIPNPFIQQQEG; encoded by the exons ATGGCG gataaagaaaagaagaagaaagagagcaTTTTGGATCTCTCAAAATACATTGACAAAACAATTCGAGTAAAATTCCAAGGTGGTAGGGAAG CTAGCGGAGTCTTGAAAGGATTTGACCCTCTTCTAAACCTTGTGCTTGATGGCACTATTGAATATATGAGAG ATCCAGATGACCAATACAAACTAACAGAGGATACCCGTCAGCTGGGACTGGTGGTTTGCAGAGGAACATCCGTGGTTCTTATTTGTCCACAGGATGGAATGGAAGCTATTCCAAACCCTTTCATTCAGCAGCAGGAGGGCTAA